A window of the Lolium perenne isolate Kyuss_39 chromosome 7, Kyuss_2.0, whole genome shotgun sequence genome harbors these coding sequences:
- the LOC127313083 gene encoding uncharacterized protein, with the protein MESIWQLINEWEIQLLVLLSFIIQVFLFFTGSLRRCSKNGLLRGTIWIAYLGADVVAVYALGFLSRQEDAIMENGTLRRTHPLAFFWAPFLLIHLGGQDTITSFAIEDNNLWLRHLLNLVVEVTLALYVFWKSTIWRDVELLVPGIFVFVAGIIKYGERTMALRYGNLYNSRSAGSSFFNENTPQMGLYDGYYGFICFALLWASGIRMLFARRMTDDIDSQFERPARMNALFFFDEYTTNTLDHSQLVKLLDVELGIIMYDDLYTKAPLLRKRSGIILRCISQVSAIVALVLFSITSKKQGDRYGRADIVITYILFTGSLLLEVCAMITMLASPWTWAWLEAEGYQRLASISRFLLSSKVFGLPETRLLWSGIMGQYSLLRYIGFNEQVNLSQRVMSMIRKMAGALGIGEAKNLFWLSKLLDTTSEVVDDKITEFLVEEIRHFTHGGQRQWPHLGPFLKETVTLRTDFVTTISLLHLMTEIYLSEVSASTSGDIGGDSAALANVCRKLSNYMFYLVVAHPASASLLLVAAGSPESAIEKVRENFLAVLSSSKDDTLHAASVEIRKLVELPLIERYEETLEELKNMWLRLLIYAAGKSRPEEHAAQLAKGGELITFVWLLMAHYKLGDCGSQRIDLTQARGNDPDIPPLALRAFNL; encoded by the coding sequence ATGGAGAGTATCTGGCAACTAATTAATGAGTGGGAAATTCAGTTGCTAGTGCTTCTCAGCTTTATCATACAAGTGTTCCTTTTCTTTACTGGCAGTCTTCGCCGATGTAGCAAAAACGGGCTACTTAGGGGCACCATTTGGATAGCCTATTTGGGAGCAGATGTGGTAGCAGTTTATGCCCTTGGGTTCCTATCACGACAAGAGGATGCCATCATGGAAAATGGTACATTAAGGAGAACCCACCCCCTAGCTTTCTTTTGGGCGCCCTTCCTCCTCATTCATCTAGGAGGACAGGATACAATCACTAGTTTTGCAATAGAGGACAACAACCTGTGGCTGAGGCATCTATTGAATCTGGTAGTTGAGGTGACCTTGGCCTTGTATGTATTCTGGAAATCAACTATTTGGCGCGATGTGGAACTTCTTGTTCCCGGCATATTTGTATTTGTTGCAGGGATTATCAAGTATGGAGAGCGAACAATGGCTCTCAGGTATGGGAACCTTTACAATAGTAGATCAGCTGGCAGTTCCTTTTTTAATGAGAACACTCCACAGATGGGTCTATATGATGGATATTATGGTTTTATCTGCTTTGCATTGCTATGGGCTTCCGGAATCCGAATGCTGTTTGCAAGGCGTATGACTGACGACATAGACAGTCAATTTGAGAGGCCTGCTCGTATGAACGCGCTTTTTTTCTTTGATGAGTATACTACTAACACACTTGATCACAGCCAGTTGGTCAAGTTGTTAGATGTAGAGCTTGGTATAATAATGTATGATGATCTCTACACAAAGGCTCCATTGCTGCGTAAAAGGAGTGGAATCATACTCCGCTGCATCTCTCAGGTGTCTGCTATTGTTGCTCTTGTGCTCTTCTCTATTACtagcaaaaaacaaggagatagaTATGGCAGAGCTGACATTGTTATCACTTACATATTATTTACCGGAAGTTTACTTCTAGAAGTTTGTGCAATGATTACGATGTTGGCATCACCTTGGACATGGGCATGGCTGGAGGCTGAAGGGTACCAAAGGCTCGCTTCTATATCCAGGTTTCTTCTCTCCAGCAAAGTGTTTGGATTGCCCGAGACTAGGCTGTTGTGGTCAGGAATAATGGGGCAGTACAGCCTTTTAAGGTATATAGGCTTCAACGAGCAGGTAAACCTCTCCCAGCGAGTGATGAGCATGATCAGGAAGATGGCTGGAGCATTGGGCATTGGGGAGGCGAAGAACCTGTTCTGGTTAAGCAAGCTGTTGGACACCACGAGCGAGGTGGTGGATGACAAGATCACAGAGTTTTTAGTGGAGGAGATTCGACATTTTACACATGGGGGCCAAAGGCAGTGGCCACATCTCGGTCCATTCTTGAAGGAAACAGTAACATTGAGGACGGATTTTGTTACTACCATATCTCTGTTGCATCTAATGACAGAGATTTATTTAAGTGAGGTGTCAGCTTCCACTTCTGGTGACATTGGCGGGGATTCCGCTGCTCTAGCCAATGTCTGCCGGAAGCTCTCTAACTACATGTTCTACCTTGTTGTTGCACACCCAGCTTCTGCTTCCTTGCTACTGGTAGCCGCTGGCAGTCCTGAATCTGCAATAGAGAAAGTTCGTGAGAACTTTTTGGCTGTGTTGAGCAGTAGCAAGGATGACACTCTGCATGCAGCCAGCGTGGAAATCCGGAAATTAGTTGAGTTACCTTTGATTGAGAGATATGAAGAAACACTTGAGGAGCTGAAAAACATGTGGCTCAGGCTTCTTATCTATGCTGCCGGTAAGTCACGCCCGGAGGAGCACGCTGCACAGCTGGCCAAAGGAGGGGAGCTCATCACCTTCGTCTGGCTGCTCATGGCCCATTATAAGCTTGGGGATTGCGGGAGCCAACGGATCGATCTTACACAGGCACGAGGAAATGATCCGGACATACCTCCTCTTGCCCTCCGCGCCTTCAATCTCTAA
- the LOC127312670 gene encoding uncharacterized protein — protein MTVKEFEELALDGNNYPTWAMDVKISLSSRGIAAALIPPEDPLPQGVEQLTEPQKYGALYIIRNHIHPDLKSEYLTEESPSNMWQSLKTRYKQQRAVILPEASHEWTQLRLQDFKSVGAYNHEVHKICSKLRFCEKEPSEEEKIEKTLSTMLPLIGSYKEQYCARNYQVYSELIHVLLQAEKHDELLLKNSHQRPVGAAPLPEVHANFQKNNKFNGSFKCRKKNFKGNYNRNRNNKNKPHNSDKGKGIAKNKFDKTNLCQKCGCYKHVTKKCRTPKHLVNLYLQSMGRNRPAQGARYEAHFNLQPENNMEVGCSRDVQRAPSNTEELHVPRDSTDKENMMIEYASNDVFGDFD, from the coding sequence ATGACCGTCAAAGAATTTGAAGAGCTCGCGCTCGACGGAAATAATTATCCTACATGGGCTATGGATGTTAAAATTAGTCTTTCATCCCGTGGAATTGCAGCTGCACTCATACCACCTGAGGATCCCCTTCCGCAGGGAGTTGAACAATTAACTGAGCCACAAAAATATGGTGCTTTATACATTATAAGAAACCATATTCACCCAGATTTGAAATCTGAATATTTAACGGAGGAATCTCCAAGCAATATGTGGCAATCACTCAAAACTAGATATAAACAGCAGAGGGCAGTTATACTACCTGAAGCTAGTCATGAGTGGACCCAGTTAAGACTCCAAGATTTCAAATCTGTCGGAGCTTATAACCATGAGGTTCATAAGATTTGTTCGAAGTTACGGTTTTGCGAGAAGGAACCTTCAGAAGAGGAGAAGATAGAAAAGACTCTATCAACTATGCTCCCACTGATAGGATCCTACAAAGAACAATATTGTGCAAGGAATTACCAAGTTTATTCTGAACTTATACATGTTCTCCTCCAGGCAGAAAAACATGATGAACTTCTTTTAAAGAATAGTCATCAACGCCCAGTTGGGGCTGCCCCTCTACCTGAGGTACATGCAAATTTTCAGAAAAACAATAAGTTCAATGGCTCTTTCAAATGTCGTAAGAAGAACTTTAAGGGTAATTACAACCGCAAccgcaacaacaagaacaagccaCATAATTCAGACAAGGGAAAGGGCATTGCAAAGAACAAGTTTGATAAAACTAATCTTTGCCAGAAATGTGGATGCTACAAGCATGTCACCAAAAAATGCCGCACCCCAAAACATCTGGTAAACCTCTACCTGCAATCCATGGGACGTAACAGACCTGCCCAAGGAGCAAGATATGAAGCACACTTCAATCTTCAACCCGAAAACAACATGGAAGTTGGATGTTCGCGAGATGTTCAAAGAGCACCAAGCAACACCGAGGAATTACATGTACCACGGGACTCCACGGACAAGGAGAATATGATGATCGAATACGCCTCCAACGACGTGTTCGGAGACTTTGACTAG